The DNA sequence AGATTACTTGTATTGAAGAAATCTTTGTCTGAAACACTTGCTCGCTTTTACCCTTTTGCTGGTCGAATCAAGAACAACTCAATTGAATGCAACGACGATGGGGTGCCTTTTTACGAGGCTTTTGCTCATAATTATCAGTTGGAAGATGTTCTTAGAAAGGCTGCAGATGTCAATAAAAAGTTCCTCCCCAGTACTGTTGAAGAGGCCCGATCATTACTGCCTGATTCAGCCTTATATCCTCCCCTGCTTGTTCAAGTCACTTTTTTTGAGTGTGGAAGTATGGCTATTGGTATATGTGCTTCTCACAAAGTTGCTGATCGTGCCACATTGTGCACCCTCATCAGTGCCTGGTCAACAATTGCTCGAGGTAGCCCCGATTATCTGGTTCCCGAATTTGTTGCAGCTGCTAAATTCTTGCCACCACCAATTTCCCATGTTCCACCCAAGCCTATTATGCCTGAAGTAATAATCAAAGTCCTTTTTGATAAGCAACGTGTCACTAAAATTTTTGCCTTTGATGCTTCAACTATAACATCACTCAAGGGTAAGGCTGTCAGCGGTTCAGTACAAGCGCCTACTCATGTTGAAGTAGTATCAGCTTTGATCTGGAAATGTGCCATGGTTGTTTCAGGGAATGAGATCAGAAGGTTATCTCAATTGGTGCACAATGTAAATATACGAAAGAGGTTAGTCCCTCCGTTACCAAACCATAGTGTAGGAAACGTTGTTGCAATTAGCACATCATGTAAAGGTGAGAAAGATGGCTCTGATTTGCTCACTTTGGTCACTTGTATAAGGAAAGCATTATCAGAAATGAGTTCAGAATTTGCGGATAAACAGAATCAAGAAGAGGCAATTTTGACCATTCCCTATGTCAACGCAGAGTTTGCTGCAGCACGTTTTGGAGGCGagatagagataatacatatgaGTAGCTTGTGTGGCTACCAATTTTATGATGTTGATTTTGGCTGGGGAAGACCTTCATGGGTAAATCCAATTAAAGATATAGGCATAAATGTTGTTATATTGATGGATTCAAGAGATAGTGGTGGAGTAGACGCATGGATATGCTTGAAGGACAAAGACAGTATGACAGTTTTTGAGCATGAGCTAGAGCTGCAGCTGCTCGCATTTGGATCTGCCAAATAATTGAAGAGCTTGCTGCATCAGGTTGTTGCTTCAGTTCCTTTGTTGTTTCTTTTTATGGGTGCCATTCATATTTGTTTTTTGGGTTTTATTTTGAGTATGTTTTTTATATAATGCATGTGTAAGTGTAAGAAAGTACCGCGTTTGTGGCATAGAATTGAATGGTACTCTGATAAGATTCATTCTATTGAAAGAGTCCATCACTAAAATCATATATGAATCAATGTATTGAATGAGTGTAAGAAAGTACTGCAATCTTGCTTGAA is a window from the Nicotiana tomentosiformis chromosome 10, ASM39032v3, whole genome shotgun sequence genome containing:
- the LOC104100800 gene encoding vinorine synthase-like, whose translation is MERKIEIVCVEFIKPVSPTPSHLKCFEFSILDQHVLTIPVPLALFYPPPPPYGGEEARAANSSRLLVLKKSLSETLARFYPFAGRIKNNSIECNDDGVPFYEAFAHNYQLEDVLRKAADVNKKFLPSTVEEARSLLPDSALYPPLLVQVTFFECGSMAIGICASHKVADRATLCTLISAWSTIARGSPDYLVPEFVAAAKFLPPPISHVPPKPIMPEVIIKVLFDKQRVTKIFAFDASTITSLKGKAVSGSVQAPTHVEVVSALIWKCAMVVSGNEIRRLSQLVHNVNIRKRLVPPLPNHSVGNVVAISTSCKGEKDGSDLLTLVTCIRKALSEMSSEFADKQNQEEAILTIPYVNAEFAAARFGGEIEIIHMSSLCGYQFYDVDFGWGRPSWVNPIKDIGINVVILMDSRDSGGVDAWICLKDKDSMTVFEHELELQLLAFGSAK